In a single window of the Rhizoctonia solani chromosome 16, complete sequence genome:
- a CDS encoding transport protein particle subunit trs23: MAIYSLWIINKAGGLVYQREFAGMRTIIFRLGFHGDLPPTLNLCCADGLAKLTSNEYLVLAGTLHGIHAITSRLSPINGPSPGAHVIESESFKMSILLTATGKSTSLSLPSF, encoded by the coding sequence ATGGCGATCTATTCGCTATGGATAATTAATAAGGCAGGTGGGCTGGTCTACCAAAGGGAATTTGCTGGTATGCGCACTATTATTTTCAGGCTTGGGTTCCACGGGGACTTACCCCCAACTTTAAACTTGTGCTGCGCAGATGGCCTAGCCAAACTCACGTCGAACGAGTACCTTGTTCTGGCTGGAACATTGCATGGCATCCATGCCATTACAAGCAGACTTTCCCCTATCAATGGCCCTAGCCCTGGCGCGCACGTCATTGAGTCGGAATCGTTCAAGATGTCGATCCTTCTCACAGCGACAGGCAAGTCAACATCATTGTCATTACCATCATTCTAA
- a CDS encoding TLC domain protein → MSVLDEIGAILGRQLNLPHLPAHFQTIAYSFGAFSITYIVSALASPVIAPRTYPKLPRRTKHSWNVHAVSMAHAMVIGPMAAHRLWTLPEAESFEKAFGWNESMGLLHGIAVG, encoded by the exons ATGTCTGTGCTGGACGAGATCGGTGCCATTCTCGGCAGGCAGTTGAATCTGCCTCACTTGCCAGCACACTTCCAAACTATAGCCTACTCATTTGGAGCATTCTCAATTACTTATATTGTATCTGCACTTGCGAGCCCGGTTATTGCACCCAGAACATATCCCAAACTACCTCGAAGGACTAAGCATAGCTGGAACGTCCATGCAGTAAGCATGGCGCACGCCATGGTCATCGGCCCCATGGCAGCACATCGGCTATGGACTTTACCTGAAGCAGAAAGCTTTGAGAAAGCGTTCGGGTGGAACGAAAGTATGGGCCTTTTGCACGGCATAGCTGTAGG ATAG
- a CDS encoding HlyIII domain-containing protein, whose amino-acid sequence MEIPAGQLSTNLTIRFPENSRFVAVMSDSTGFGTGGTSSIYTVGSGPSNCLPSTPTQADFYMYTDNTTPSQCGSYRISWDAGVTSPVHIYGIIPGGQSFQLNTPSSATNYGWTTNVREGTQMLLLAVGGNNENGGSTDITTIAGGPSGCINSQSPSSTAGPAVGAISTIAQSNPATGTAPASGTTPVTGTGTGTAGGSIPISATGTDATGGTGGGSVNPTATASGGNGAPSNPTGSDPNNPLPSTTRGSGGGTVTGEPHLPAATGGLHDGERRINLGAIIGGTLGGIALILLMVFIWLMCKHRRNKHSSDDDERLMAERRTDLLDDSFPIMTQNQNYERDWFRAEPFVSYGDDEYDQSRSSMDHPVTNAAIYAALARTPSYSTSGHGHRSSPSHSRSFSQSHSHSHNVSHSPAHSTSRHASSHGHSRSFSNPYSFSFTPNSGNVRRDTTPLTPPTPISAIDPFVNPTLRPPPSSWQNHASTSANVVPRSRRSGSIHEQDTEKSGIESEEETHGSEDIVDIHVPPSYASLKRPRVTNPDMPD is encoded by the exons ATGGAAATCCCAGCTGGTCAGCTATCTACCAATCTCACAATAAGATTCCCCGAAAACTCGCGGTTTGTTGCCGTCATGTCCGATTCGACAGGGTTTGGTACTGGAGGCACTAGCTCAATATACACGGTGGGCTCAGGGCCATCCAACTGTTTGCCTAGTACACCTACTCAGGCGGATTTCTATATGTATACCGACAACACTACTCCTTCGCAGTGTGGCTCCTATCGTATTTCTTGGGACGCTGGGGTGACGAGTCCGGTGCATATATATGGTATCATCCCGGGCGGACAGTCCTTCCAATTGAATACACCCTCAAGCGCTACCAATTACGGCTGGACGACTAACGTTCGAGAAGGGACGCAGATGTTGCTCCTTGCTGTTGGTGGAAATAACGAAAACGGTGGCAGTACCGATATCACTACCATTGCTGGGGGTCCTAGCGGATGTATCAATTCTCAATCTCCCAGTTCGACGGCGGGTCCAGCAGTCGGAGCAATAAGTACTATTGCTCAGTCCAATCCAGCGACTGGAACAGCTCCAGCATCTGGGACAACTCCAGTGACCGGTACTGGGACTGGGACGGCCGGAGGTTCTATACCTATCTCTGCTACTGGTACCGATGCTACTGGGGGAACTGGGGGAGGGTCTGTAAATCCTACCGCAACAGCTAGTGGCGGCAATGGCGCACCGTCAAATCCGACTGGTTCGGATCCTAATAATCCTTTGCCATCGACTACAAGGGGATCTGGAGGTGGGACAGTCACCGGGGAGCCGCACCTTCCAGCCGCAACTGGCGGCTTGCACGATGG TGAGCGCCGTATCAATCTTGGGGCGATTATTGGAGGAACTCTTGGAGGCATTGCTCTCATTCTACTCATGGTCTTCATATGGTTGATGTGCAAACATCGACGGAACAAACACAGTTCGGACGACGACGAAAGGCTAATGGCTGAACGCAGAACCGATCTCCTTGATGATTCGTTCCCGATCATGACCCAGAACCAGAACTACGAACGTGATTGGTTCAGAGCCGAGCCATTTGTTTCCTAT GGCGATGATGAGTACGACCAATCGAGGTCTTCGATGGATCATCCTGTAACAAATGCGGCTATATACGCGGCTCTTGCTCGCACACCATCCTATTCGACCAGTGGTCATGGTCATCGGTCATCACCCTCGCACTCGAGATCTTTCTCTCAATCACATTCCCATTCGCACAATGTATCTCATTCTCCGGCTCATTCGACATCCCGGCACGCGAGCTCCCACGGTCACTCTCGGTCATTCTCAAATCCTTATAGTTTCTCTTTCACTCCCAATTCTGGAAACGTTCGCCGCGATACAACCCCTCTTACCCCACCCACGCCAATATCAGCCATCGATCCATTCGTTAACCCCACCCTACGTCCACCACCCTCAAGTTGGCAAAATCACGCCTCTACCTCGGCCAACGTTGTCCCTCGGTCTAGACGATCGGGTAGCATACACGAACAAGACACGGAGAAATCGGGAATCGAAAGCGAAGAAGAAACGCACGGATCGGAAGATATCGTGGATATACACGTACCCCCGTCATATGCCTCGCTGAAAAGGCCCCGAGTCACTAATCCGGATATGCCAGATTAA
- a CDS encoding Formin-like protein 3 → MSLNNSPHASTHASSLSPPPQYITDRHTPESQLPSSASFDAPFYPPHSEPLHGPPRRATVPGYPGNNYGYRDPGFQMPDASGLVAAFEEPVPNGVLPYPSAVRDSPYPINGALPSMPSHQNDMYLNTATTGFNPSHLSTDYPDVGPVQTDYFDHPTFVNQQPPNPAVERNLIENIVQKALSAQQAYDRGEPFAAKERLAEITRALRDLGLSKGVLGLDSNLPPLIDDSPMQPGATNAVSLSPPLSIGAGSSPLMYVGSVGGVEVGISPSAGGAKRAAELDEGPKKALKLTPPREMENVINSSPGQSPPLGGLTNINGMPMNGFAPMATAPGGLNRPIPSGLTGTHPPPLMHAHTFPGVLHAPHVSSPLAGIPYENGMGAASVPTLPPPESATPAFPSEPNSTPPLPVDPYSSHILSQPPLQGHHTGYHVSRPPSPHSMHSDESDDDSDEGHRHVKQEHGVTGSNVSLGRNTIAPRQTPPRPRGSLGGGRPGDVTPESEVDRVFFKFLNRICSNLEATDSKGEAIHQTLMAKKMARLDELPDFRPFKFRIQAFTNGFLEELANEGYPDEVIPMKKIKSYLWNQPYISRFNEDGKKAKSKGNHIWNIDARKLDNGGSIQWTFREFRRKIAGTPPGIAYHGHLWQWTPHVWDPQLSRASITASFSSPSLPAWLSWNDNILSGIPGPDAVNTDITVHAKVLNDPDDQALSHTFHLTIAPSAVDPAFVKSRRPSLAHDIRRNVSDSAVTRDGMRTRAGSTSSNPSDNHQVMQVLASAVSRVTHAAHAAQVDNVVDRAAALAKQQQVLGVTAQAVADEVRAGPHPDSQGTASVLVAAAHSVVVGAAQLVATDRVAQATRSAVDPSVMVPTPAPISVTDVSFATEKAVAHAVALNGPMATEVEVMMTANALIQQQQIASTNEAIEASQVTSHLLGGSPPGSVSPQMGQIGDHRSRSMSSLNNQVGVMPMNVGMVSGLGPGLDGMSVIPPPPMHGMPGLVSNGM, encoded by the exons ATGTCGCTCAACAACTCGCCCCATGCGTCTACACACGCATCGTCGCTCTCTCCCCCACCACAATACATAACCGATCGACATACACCAGAGAGCCAGTTACCGTCATCGGCCTCGTTTGACGCGCCATTTTACCCCCCACATTCGGAGCCGCTGCACGGACCTCCTCGCAGAGCAACGGTTCCAGGATATCCGGGAAATAACTACGGATATCGAGATCCTGGATTCCAAATGCCAGACGCATCGGGGCTCGTTGCAGCATTCGAAGAGCCAGTACCCAACGGTGTGTTGCCATATCCTTCGGCCGTTCGCGACAGCCCATATCCCATCAACGGCGCCCTACCATCCATGCCTTCCCACCAGAATGACATGTATCTGAACACAGCTACAACAGGCTTTAATCCATCCCATCTCTCAACAGACTATCCAGATGTTGGCCCCGTGCAAACCGATTATTTCGATCACCCCACGTTTGTAAACCAGCAACCGCCAAATCCGGCTGTGGAAAGAAACTTGATTGAGAA TATCGTTCAGAAGGCGTTATCTGCCCAACAGGCATATGATCGCGGCGAGCCGTTCGCGGCCAAGGAGCGTTTAGCAGAGATCACGAGGGCTCTTCGAGATCTGGGCCTGAGCAAGGGCGTACTCGGTCTCGATAGTAACCTTCCCCCACTCATCGATGACTCACCTATGCAGCCTGGAGCCACGAATGCAGTGTCGTTGAGTCCACCATTGAGCATCGGAGCTGGATCTAGTCCGCTCATGTAtgttggcagtgtgggaggTGTTGAAGTCGGGATCTCACCCTCAGCCGGCGGAGCCAAGCGCGCAGCCGAGCTAGACGAAGGCCCCAAAAAAGCACTCAAGCTCACTCCTCCGCGAGAGATGGAGAACGTGATCAATTCGAGCCCTGGACAGTCACCGCCTCTGGGCGGATTAACAAACATCAATGGTATGCCAATGAACGGTTTTGCCCCGATGGCTACCGCCCCGGGCGGACTTAATCGACCGATTCCTTCAGGCCTTACGGGTACACACCCGCCCCCTTTGATGCATGCGCACACATTCCCCGGAGTGTTGCACGCCCCGCACGTATCATCGCCGCTCGCAGGGATACCATACGAAAACGGCATGGGCGCTGCCTCTGTCCCCACGCTGCCCCCACCCGAGTCTGCTACACCTGCGTTCCCGAGCGAACCAAACTCAACCCCGCCGTTGCCAGTCGATCCTTACAGCTCACATATATTGTCTCAGCCTCCCTTGCAGGGCCATCACACAGGGTACCACGTCTCCCGACCGCCGAGTCCGCATTCGATGCACTCGGACGAATCTGACGATGACTCGGACGAAGGACACCGCCATGTGAAACAAGAACATGGAGTTACTGGAAGCAACGTGTCGCTGGGTCGGAACACTATTGCCCCGCGTCAAACGCCGCCGAGGCCTCGTGGTAGTTTGGGCGGTGGTCGCCCGGGAGATGTCACTCCTGAG TCCGAGGTTGACCGTGTGTTCTTCAAGTTTTTAAATAGGATATGCTCCAACT TGGAGGCTACGGACAGCAAGGGCGAAGCCATTCATCAAACATTGATGGCTAAAAAGATGGCCCGCCTTGACGAGTTACCTGACTTTAGGCCATTCAAGTTCCGCATACAGGCGTTCACAAACGGGTTCTTGGAAGAG TTGGCCAACGAAGGTTACCCGGACGAAGTGATTCCCATGAAGAAG ATAAAATCGTACCTCTGGAACCAGCCATACATCTCCCGTTTCAACgaagatggcaaaaaggcCAAATCAAAAGGGAACCACATCTGGAACATTGATGCTCGAAAACTCGACAATGGAGGGTCTATTCAATGGACTTTCCGCGAGTTTAGACGAAAGATCGCGGGGACCCCGCCCGGTATCGCTTATCATGGGCATCTCTGGCAATGGACACCTCACGTCTGGGACCCCCAGTTGTCTCGCGCCAGCATCACCGCATCATTTTCTTCTCCTTCGTTGCCAGCCTGGCTTTCTTGGAACGATAACATTCTCAGCGGAATCCCTGGCCCTGATGCAGTCAATACCGATATCACTGTCCACGCCAAG GTACTGAATGACCCAGATGACCAGGCTTTGTCGCATACATTCCATTTGACTATCGCGCCCAGTGCTGTGGACCCTGCATTTGTCAAGTCTCGTAGGCCATCTTTGGCGCATGATATACGGAGGAATGTGAGCGACAGTGCCGTTACCAGAGACGGTATGCG AACCCGCGCGGGATCCACGTCATCGAACCCATCGGACAATCATCAGGTGATGCAGGTGCTAGCGAGTGCCGTCAGCCGAGTAACGCACGCCGCGCATGCTGCCCAAGTAGACAATGTAGTCGACCGAGCGGCAGCCTTGGCGAAACAGCAGCAAGTGCTTGGTGTGACCGCTCAGGCTGTTGCTGACGAGGTCCGGGCGGGTCCTCATCCGGATTCTCAGGGTACCGCAAGCGTCCTGGTCGCAGCTGCTCACTCGGTCGTCGTCGGTGCTGCCCAACTTGTTGCTACCGATCGTGTCGCGCAGGCTACCCGCAGTGCAGTAGACCCGAGCGTAATGGTCCCTACCCCAGCCCCTATATCTGTTACTGATGTATCGTTCGCGACCGAAAAGGCGGTGGCACATGCGGTGGCGCTCAATGGTCCGATGGCTACCGAAGTGGAGGTCATGATGACCGCCAATGCACTCATCCAGCAACAGCAGATTGCATCAACCAATGAGGCCATTGAAGCTTCTCAGGTCACATCTCACTTGCTAGGTGGTTCGCCTCCCGGGTCCGTAAGCCCCCAAATGGGCCAGATCGGAGACCATCGATCACGTTCGATGAGCTCTCTGAACAACCAGGTCGGAGTAATGCCCATGAACGTTGGGATGGTCTCTGGActtgggccaggcttggacGGCATGTCGGTGATTCCCCCGCCGCCAATGCATGGTATGCCCGGTCTGGTCTCCAATGGCATGTAG